Proteins encoded in a region of the Paenibacillus sp. W2I17 genome:
- the dpsA gene encoding dipicolinate synthase subunit DpsA, whose product MLTGVRIVVLGGDARQLEVIQKCAELDATVSVVGFDKIERSIPGIEHQELEDEVFTSADVLVLPVVGCDEQGKVSTSFSDTPIYLKKEHIAALPEHCIVFTGMAKPFLRELCLENGLRLVEVLDRDDIALYNSIPTAEGAIAIAIRETDFTIHGSECIVLGIGRTGFTMAKTLQGLGANVRVGIRREEDAARATIMGWKPFMTTDLAAQTGEVDLLFNTIPTMIITAQILSRMPQKAVIIDLASAPGGCDFRYADKRGIKALLAPGLPGIVAPKTAGGIIADALIRLLLEEQNAREVKS is encoded by the coding sequence ATGCTGACCGGAGTCCGGATTGTAGTCCTGGGCGGAGATGCGCGGCAGCTTGAAGTCATTCAAAAGTGCGCTGAGCTGGATGCAACGGTAAGTGTGGTGGGTTTCGATAAAATAGAGCGTTCCATTCCAGGGATCGAGCACCAGGAACTGGAGGATGAAGTGTTTACTTCCGCAGATGTACTCGTACTGCCTGTTGTCGGTTGCGATGAGCAGGGAAAAGTAAGTACTTCATTCAGTGACACACCAATCTATTTGAAAAAGGAACATATTGCAGCATTACCAGAGCATTGTATTGTGTTCACAGGTATGGCAAAGCCGTTCTTGCGCGAACTTTGTCTTGAAAATGGGCTGCGACTTGTTGAAGTACTTGATCGTGATGATATTGCACTTTATAACTCTATTCCAACAGCTGAGGGAGCCATCGCCATAGCTATTCGGGAGACGGACTTCACAATCCATGGTTCGGAATGCATTGTGCTTGGCATTGGTCGAACAGGATTCACAATGGCCAAAACACTGCAGGGACTTGGAGCAAATGTACGGGTGGGAATCAGGCGGGAAGAGGATGCTGCCCGCGCTACAATAATGGGCTGGAAGCCTTTCATGACAACGGATTTGGCCGCTCAGACCGGGGAAGTTGACTTGCTTTTTAATACGATACCGACTATGATAATCACAGCACAAATCCTGTCCAGAATGCCGCAAAAGGCTGTCATTATCGACCTCGCATCCGCTCCTGGCGGCTGTGATTTCAGGTATGCCGATAAACGCGGTATCAAAGCGCTACTTGCGCCTGGCCTCCCCGGCATTGTTGCTCCCAAAACGGCTGGCGGCATTATTGCCGACGCGTTGATCCGTTTGCTTTTGGAAGAACAGAACGCACGGGAGGTTAAATCATGA
- a CDS encoding dipicolinate synthase subunit B: MNWQGKTVGYAITGSHCTFEEVMPVISRFVAEGANVIPIISNSVLTTDTRFGTAQNWQKQLKDITGNDIISTIVEAEPLGPSKLLDVLVIAPCTGNTTSKLANAMTDSPVLMAAKAQMRNQRPLVLAISTNDGLGLNAANIAKLLVAKYLYFVPFGQDDPVKKPNSLVAKMELIPEACWSALEGKQLQPMIVERSSQA, encoded by the coding sequence ATGAACTGGCAGGGAAAAACGGTAGGTTATGCAATTACGGGTTCTCATTGTACGTTTGAAGAGGTTATGCCGGTAATTAGCCGCTTCGTAGCTGAAGGTGCCAACGTCATTCCGATTATTTCGAATTCGGTTCTGACGACGGATACACGCTTTGGTACGGCGCAAAATTGGCAAAAACAGTTGAAAGATATAACAGGTAATGATATCATTTCTACAATTGTTGAGGCGGAGCCATTAGGGCCTTCCAAGCTGCTTGATGTGCTGGTTATTGCTCCATGCACAGGGAATACAACAAGCAAGCTGGCTAATGCGATGACCGACAGTCCAGTGCTAATGGCAGCCAAAGCGCAGATGCGCAATCAGCGTCCGCTTGTGCTCGCGATTTCCACGAATGACGGTCTGGGCTTGAATGCTGCGAATATCGCCAAATTGCTCGTGGCCAAGTACTTGTATTTTGTGCCATTTGGGCAGGACGATCCAGTGAAAAAACCAAACTCGTTAGTCGCCAAAATGGAATTGATTCCAGAGGCTTGCTGGAGTGCTCTTGAGGGCAAACAGTTGCAGCCGATGATTGTGGAGCGTTCTTCACAGGCTTGA
- the dapG gene encoding aspartate kinase encodes MRIMVQKFGGTSLSTVQAREHVLRHVKRELEAGLSLVIVVSAMGRRGEPYATDTLLDWAAQNGNALSAREKDLLLCCGEIISATTLSSLLEHEGIPTTVLTGAQAGFVTDDNFGNARILDVRPVRVLEQLQLGRVVVVTGFQGQTENGDFTTLGRGGSDTSATALGAALRAEMVDIYTDVNGILTADPRIVEDARPLTVVSYAEICNMAHHGAKVIHPRAVEIAMQSQIPVRVRSTFADTEGTLVTHPEGFQDVQTGIVDRYVTGIAYVSNVTQITVDVPGGGADRLQLKVFKTMAENSISVDFINVTPSGVVYTVFDSDSEKAIQVLQEIGLKPQSLSGCAKVSVIGGGINGVPGIMARIVESLTLADIQILQSADSNTTIWVLVKKEDMVQALRALHASFELHL; translated from the coding sequence ATGCGTATCATGGTACAGAAATTCGGAGGCACGTCTCTCTCCACTGTTCAGGCGAGAGAGCATGTGCTCCGTCATGTTAAACGTGAACTTGAAGCAGGATTGAGTCTGGTCATCGTTGTGTCTGCGATGGGGCGCCGCGGCGAGCCATATGCGACCGATACGTTGCTGGACTGGGCTGCACAGAACGGAAACGCACTATCCGCACGCGAAAAGGATTTACTGCTGTGCTGTGGTGAAATCATATCGGCGACAACGTTGAGCAGTTTACTCGAACATGAAGGCATTCCAACTACAGTGCTGACCGGTGCACAAGCAGGTTTTGTGACGGACGACAATTTCGGGAATGCCCGGATATTGGATGTCCGTCCTGTTCGTGTGTTGGAGCAGCTTCAGCTCGGCCGTGTCGTTGTTGTAACCGGATTCCAGGGGCAGACAGAGAACGGAGACTTCACGACACTGGGTCGTGGGGGAAGCGATACGTCTGCTACAGCTCTGGGGGCAGCATTACGTGCTGAAATGGTGGATATCTACACAGATGTGAACGGGATACTTACCGCTGATCCGCGAATTGTTGAGGATGCACGTCCACTGACTGTTGTGAGTTATGCAGAGATCTGTAACATGGCCCACCACGGGGCCAAGGTAATCCATCCACGTGCGGTTGAGATTGCAATGCAATCCCAGATTCCAGTACGGGTAAGATCTACTTTTGCAGACACGGAAGGAACGCTGGTTACGCATCCGGAAGGATTCCAGGATGTGCAGACAGGCATTGTTGACCGTTATGTAACAGGCATAGCCTACGTGAGCAATGTAACGCAAATTACGGTGGATGTGCCTGGTGGTGGTGCAGATCGATTGCAACTTAAAGTGTTCAAAACCATGGCAGAGAATTCAATCAGCGTTGATTTTATTAATGTTACCCCCTCGGGAGTTGTCTATACGGTTTTTGACAGTGATTCCGAGAAAGCCATACAGGTATTGCAGGAGATAGGTCTCAAGCCACAAAGCCTGTCCGGTTGTGCCAAAGTGTCCGTTATTGGCGGAGGCATTAATGGTGTACCTGGAATTATGGCTCGAATCGTGGAGTCCTTGACACTGGCAGACATTCAGATCCTGCAATCGGCAGATTCGAATACAACGATCTGGGTACTCGTAAAAAAAGAAGATATGGTTCAGGCCCTGAGGGCACTTCACGCCTCATTCGAACTTCATTTGTAA
- the dapA gene encoding 4-hydroxy-tetrahydrodipicolinate synthase: protein MDFGRLITAMVTPFNEQGEIHWEETARLIDYLIADQKSETLVVSGTTGESPTLSDTEKVQLFEFAVKHAAGRCKIIAGTGSNNTAHSIHLTQEAERAGVDGILLVVPYYNKPSQEGLFKHFEAIAGSTKLPIMLYNVPGRTVTSLSAETTLRLAQIPNIVATKECASMEQVTLIAASAPENFRVYSGDDASGLPAIAVGAHGIVSVASHVVGAEMKKMIDAFYGGAPLQAAQIHQQLFPVFKGLFECPQPLPNPVAVKYALTLRGLDVGSVRLPLIPPTEEEQVYIKGLLNL from the coding sequence TTGGACTTTGGAAGATTGATTACAGCAATGGTCACTCCGTTCAATGAACAAGGAGAGATTCATTGGGAGGAAACGGCACGTCTAATCGACTATCTGATTGCAGATCAAAAGTCGGAGACACTTGTGGTTTCTGGAACAACAGGGGAGTCTCCAACACTTAGTGATACTGAGAAAGTTCAATTATTCGAATTTGCAGTGAAACATGCGGCCGGTCGGTGCAAAATTATAGCCGGAACGGGAAGCAATAACACGGCACATTCCATCCATTTGACACAGGAAGCTGAACGTGCCGGAGTGGATGGCATTTTGTTGGTTGTTCCGTACTACAACAAACCTAGCCAAGAAGGTTTGTTCAAACATTTTGAAGCGATTGCAGGCTCCACCAAGCTGCCCATTATGCTCTACAACGTGCCTGGGCGTACAGTAACCAGCCTGTCAGCAGAGACAACGCTTCGTCTTGCACAGATTCCTAACATCGTCGCTACGAAGGAATGTGCGTCTATGGAGCAGGTTACGCTGATTGCAGCAAGTGCTCCAGAGAATTTCAGAGTTTATTCCGGTGACGATGCTTCAGGCTTACCAGCGATTGCGGTTGGAGCACATGGAATTGTCAGCGTGGCCAGTCATGTCGTAGGGGCAGAAATGAAGAAAATGATTGACGCCTTCTATGGCGGAGCACCTCTTCAGGCTGCTCAGATTCATCAGCAGTTGTTCCCGGTGTTCAAAGGCCTGTTTGAGTGTCCACAGCCTCTTCCAAACCCCGTAGCGGTGAAATATGCGCTGACATTGCGTGGTCTAGACGTTGGTTCCGTACGGTTGCCCCTTATTCCGCCAACGGAAGAGGAGCAAGTTTATATCAAAGGTTTGCTTAATTTGTAA